The following is a genomic window from Actinomadura sp. WMMB 499.
ATGATCTCGTCGACCCCGTGCAGCCGCCACAGGGCCAGGAGGTTGGCGACGCTGCCGCCCGACACGTACACGAGGTCCTGCGTGAGCAGGTGCGCCCGCATGTCGGCCACGTTCGGCATCGGGAACAGCGCCAGGTGGCTGACCTCGGCGTCCAGCGCGGCGAACGCCGCGTAGAACCGCGACACGTACTCGGCGCCGTCCCCGAGGGCGGTGGTGAGGAAGCACACGCGGGGACGGTCCTGCCCGGTGAGGTCGGCGGCGTAGCGCAGCAGCGGGCTCGGCGCGAGCCCCTCGCGGCCGTCGGGGACGAACGATCCGCCGCCGATCGCGAGAATGTGCGGCTGTCCGTCGGTGCTCATGCGCCCTCCTCAAGGCCCGTTCTCCGGGGCCGGTCGGTCTCGCTGTCACCGTACGGCCACCCGGGGGCGCGGACCGCGACTTTGACGAATCTTGGGCGGAACGGCGAACCCCCGCCGTCCCGGCGGGACGGCGGGGGCTCGCGTGACGCTGCGGCGGGCCGGAGACGAGCCGGTCAGAGGCCGAGCTCGGACTCGAAGTTGCCCTCCTCCAGGCGGTGCTTGACGGTGCCCAGGAAGCGGGCGGCGTCAGCGCCGTCGACGAGCCGGTGGTCGTAGGTCAGGGCCAGGTAGACCATGGACCGGACGGCGATGACCTCGCCCAGCTCGGGGTCGTCGATGACGGCCGGGCGCTTCACGACCGCGCCCGTGCCGAGCATCCCGACCTGCGGCTGGTTGAGGATCGGGGTGTCGAACAGGGCCCCGCGGCTGCCGGTGTTGGTCAGCGTGAACGTGCCGCCGGCCAGCTCGTCCGGGCTGAGGTCGCCGGTGCGGGTCCGCTCGGCGAGGTCGGCGATCCGCTGCGCGAGCCCGCCCAGGTTGAGCTGCCCGGCGTTGTCGATGACCGGGACCATCAGGCCGCGCTCGGGGACGTCCACCGCGATGGAGAGGTTCTCCACGTCGTGGTAGGTGACCTCGTTCGTCTCGCTGTTGACGACGGCGTTGAGCTTCGGGTGCGCCTTGAGCGCCTCGACCGTCGCCATCGCGAAGAACGGCATGAACGACAGCTTGACGCCCTCGCGGGCCTGGAAGTCGGCCTTGGCCTGCTCCCGCAGCCGCGCGATCTTGGTGACGTCCACCTCGACGACGGTGGTGAGCTGCGCCGACACCTGCAGCGACTCCACCATGCGGCGGGCGATCGTCTTGCGGATCCGCGACATCGGCTCGGTCCGGCCGCGCAGCGCGAGCTGGTCGGCGGGGGCGGCGGCGGGCGCCGGGGCGGCGGGCCTGGACGGCCGCGCGGCCGGGGCGGACGGCGCCGCGGCCGGTGCGGCCGGGGCGGCGGACTCCTGCGCCTGCCGCTCCTTGGCGGCGCGGGCGGCCTCGAGGACGTCCTGCTTGCGGATGCGGCCCCCGACCCCGGTGCCGTTGACCGAGTTCAGGTCGACGCCGTGCTCGGTCGCCAGCTTGCGGACGAGCGGGGTCACGTACGGGCCGTCGGACGGCGCCTCGGCGGACGCCGCGGACGGCGCGGAGGGCTGCTCGGGCACCTGCGGGGCGGGCTCCTGCGGGGCCTGCTGGCGGGGCTGCTGCGGGGCCTGGGCCTGCGGGGCGGGCTCCGGCGGCGCGGCGGGCTGCTGCTGGGCGGGCGGCGGCCACGCGGCGGGCGGCGGGGCCTGCTCCTGCGCCTGCTGCTGCGGCTGCTCCTGCTGCGGGGCGGGCGCCTCCTGCGGCTTCTCCTCGGCCGCCGGGGCGGCGCCGCCGGACGGCGCGTCCCCCTCGTCGCCGATGACGGCCAGTTCCGCGCCGACCTCGACGGTCTCGTCCTCGGCGACGGTGATGCTGGTCAGGATGCCCGAGGCGGGCGAAGGGATCTCGGTGTCGACCTTGTCGGTCGACACTTCGAGAAGCGGCTCGTCGGTCTCGACGCGCTCACCCTCCTTCTTCAACCAGCGGGTGACGGTGCCCTCGGTGACGCTCTCGCCGAGCTGGGGCATGGTGACGGAGACCGGCATGGCTCTCAGCGACTCCTTCGAAGAAATGAACCGTGCGGCGTTCAGCCGTGCACGTGCAATGGCTTGCCGGCGAGGGCGAGATGGGCCTCGCCGACGGCCTCGGATTGTGTCGGATGGGGGTGGATCAGCTGCGCGACCTCGTCGGGCAGGGCCTCCCAGTTGTAGATGAGCTGCCCCTCCGCGATGAGCTCGCCGACGCGCGCGCCGACCATGTGCAGGCCGAGGACGGGACCGTCCACGGCCGCGATCACCTTGACCTCGCCCTGCGTCCCCAGGATCTTGCTCTTGGGGTTGCCCGCCAGGTCGTAGGTGACCTCCTTGATCTCGTGCCCGCGCTCCCGCGCCGTCGCCGAGGTGATGCCGACGGAGGCGACCTCGGGGTCGGAGTAGGTGATGCGCGGGACGCCGTCGTAGTCGATCGGCGGCGGCGTGAGCCCGCCCAGCCGTTCGGCGACGAGGATCCCCTCGGCGAACCCGACGTGGGCCAGCTGCGGCGTCTGGATCAGATCACCGACCGCCGAGATCGTGGGGACGCTGGTGCGGCAGTACTCGTCGACCTTGACGAATCCGCGCTCGGTCTCGACGCCGGCCTCGGCGAGCCCGACGCCGTCGGAGACGGGGCCGCGGCCGACGGCGACGAGCAGCAGCTCGGCGTCGATCGTCTTGCCGTTGTCCAGGGAGACCGCGATGCCGCCCTGGGTGGTCTTGACGCCCTCGAAGCGGGTGCCGAGCTCGAACTTGACGCCGCGCTTGCGGAACGCCCGCTCGAGCCGCTTGGAACTGGACTCCTCCTCCAGCGGCAGCAGGTGGGGGAGTGCCTCGACGATCGTGACGTCGGCGCCGAACGAGCGCCACACGCTCGCGAACTCGACGCCGATGACGCCGCCGCCGAGGACGACGACGGAGCCGGGCACGTGCTCGAGCCGCAGCGCGTGGTCGCTGGAGATGACGCGCTCGCCGTCGATCTCCAGGCCGGGCAGCGACCTGGGCGCCGCCCCGGTGGCCAGGACGACGTGCGCGCCCTCGAGCTCGCGGACCGTCCCGTCCTGCGAGGTGACCTCGACCGACGTCGGCCCGGTCAGCCGGCCGGTGCCGTGCACGACCTCGATGCCGCGCCCCTTGATGAGGCCGGTGAGGCCCTTGACGGTCGTGGTGACGACCTTGTCCTTGTAGGCGTTGACACCGGCGACGTCGATGCCCTCGAACGCCGCCTTGACGCCGAACTTGGCGGCCTCGCGGGTCTGGTCCGCCACCTCGGCCGCGTGCAGCAGCGCCTTGGTGGGGATGCAGCCCCGGTTGAGGCACGTCCCGCCGAGGGACTCGTCCCGCTCGATGAGCGCGACCGACTTGCCGAGCTCGGCGGCGCGCAGCGCGCACGCGTATCCGCCGCTGCCGGCACCTAGGACGACGATGTCGAAGGGGCCGCTGTTGGCCACTGGACGCTCCCTTTCCCGGTTCTGGCGCCGCGTGGACCGCGGCGCCGGGGCGGGGCGGGGCGCTCCGGCAACGGGCCCCCACCGCCACGAAGAAACCTATTCGCTTGTCATCCCGGTCGCACCGGGGAGGCCCCTAGAGGGTTCCCGCGGCGAGATCCTCGGCGATCTGCACGAGCGTGCGGGTCGCGGCGCCGGTGCCGCCCTTCGGGGTGTAGCCGTACGGCTCGCCCTTGTGGAACGACGGGCCCGCGATGTCCAGGTGCGCCCACTTGAGGCCGTCCTGGACGAACTCCTGGAGGAACACGCCCGCGACGAGCATGCCGCCCCAGCGGTCGCCGCTGATGTTGGCCAGGTCGGCGACCGCGGAGTCCAGGCCCTTGCGCAGCTCGGCCGGCAGCGGCATGCCCCAGGAGGGCTCGCCGGCGCGCCCGGCCGCGTCCACCACCTTCTCACGGACGGCGTCGTCGTTGGCCATGACCCCGGTGGTCCGGGCGCCGAGCGCGACGAGCTGCGCGCCGGTCAGCGTGGCGACGTCCACGATCAGGTCGGGGTCGTCCTCGGCCGCGCGGACCAGGGCGTCGGCGAGCACGAGGCGGCCCTCGGCGTCGGTGTTGAGGACCTCGACCGTCTTGCCGCCGTAGATGCGGATGACGTCGGACGGGCGCTGCGCGGTGCCGCTCGGCATGTTCTCGGCGGCGGCCAGGTACCCGACGACGTTGACCTTCGGGGCGAGCCGCCCGATGGCGGCGAGCGCGCCGAGCACGGCGCCGGCGCCGCCCATGTCGGACTTCATCCAGTCCATGGCCTCGGACGGCTTGAGCGACAGGCCGCCGGAGTCGAACGTGATGCCCTTGCCGACCAGCGCGAGCGTCTTGGCGGCCTCCGGGTGGGTGTAGGAGAGCCGGATCAGCCGCGGCGGGTTGGCCGAGCCCTGTCCGACGCCGACGAGGCCGCCGTAGCCGCCGTCCACCAGCGCCTTCTCGTCGAGCACCTCGATGGACAGGCCGGTCTCGCGGGCGACCCGCTCGGCCTCGCCCGCGAGGTCCTCGGGGGCGAGGTGGGACGGCGGGGTGTTCACCAGGTCGCGGACGAGCTTCACCGACTCGGCCAGGACGCGCGCGCGCTCGACGGCCGCGGCGGCGCCGTCGCCCTCCGCGAGCAGGGTGATCTCCCCGACCGGGCTCTTGTGCTCGCCGGTGCGGAAGGAGTCGAAGGAGTAGGCGCCGAGGAGCGCGCCCAGGGCGGCCGCCTCGACCCGCTCGACGTCGGGGGCGGGCAGCGCGACGGCGGCGCGGGCCGTCCCGGCGAGGGAGCGCAGGGCGGCGCCCGCGGCGCGGCGCAGGTCCTCGGCGGTGGGGTTCTCGCCGAGCCCGGCGGCGACGATCACCGGGGCGGGCACGGCGCCCAGCGTGGGCACGCGGGTGATCTCACCGGTCTTG
Proteins encoded in this region:
- the sucB gene encoding 2-oxoglutarate dehydrogenase, E2 component, dihydrolipoamide succinyltransferase, translating into MPVSVTMPQLGESVTEGTVTRWLKKEGERVETDEPLLEVSTDKVDTEIPSPASGILTSITVAEDETVEVGAELAVIGDEGDAPSGGAAPAAEEKPQEAPAPQQEQPQQQAQEQAPPPAAWPPPAQQQPAAPPEPAPQAQAPQQPRQQAPQEPAPQVPEQPSAPSAASAEAPSDGPYVTPLVRKLATEHGVDLNSVNGTGVGGRIRKQDVLEAARAAKERQAQESAAPAAPAAAPSAPAARPSRPAAPAPAAAPADQLALRGRTEPMSRIRKTIARRMVESLQVSAQLTTVVEVDVTKIARLREQAKADFQAREGVKLSFMPFFAMATVEALKAHPKLNAVVNSETNEVTYHDVENLSIAVDVPERGLMVPVIDNAGQLNLGGLAQRIADLAERTRTGDLSPDELAGGTFTLTNTGSRGALFDTPILNQPQVGMLGTGAVVKRPAVIDDPELGEVIAVRSMVYLALTYDHRLVDGADAARFLGTVKHRLEEGNFESELGL
- the lpdA gene encoding dihydrolipoyl dehydrogenase; protein product: MANSGPFDIVVLGAGSGGYACALRAAELGKSVALIERDESLGGTCLNRGCIPTKALLHAAEVADQTREAAKFGVKAAFEGIDVAGVNAYKDKVVTTTVKGLTGLIKGRGIEVVHGTGRLTGPTSVEVTSQDGTVRELEGAHVVLATGAAPRSLPGLEIDGERVISSDHALRLEHVPGSVVVLGGGVIGVEFASVWRSFGADVTIVEALPHLLPLEEESSSKRLERAFRKRGVKFELGTRFEGVKTTQGGIAVSLDNGKTIDAELLLVAVGRGPVSDGVGLAEAGVETERGFVKVDEYCRTSVPTISAVGDLIQTPQLAHVGFAEGILVAERLGGLTPPPIDYDGVPRITYSDPEVASVGITSATARERGHEIKEVTYDLAGNPKSKILGTQGEVKVIAAVDGPVLGLHMVGARVGELIAEGQLIYNWEALPDEVAQLIHPHPTQSEAVGEAHLALAGKPLHVHG
- a CDS encoding leucyl aminopeptidase codes for the protein MTTISLDSAAPDSLDVDAIVIGVSPGGDGVSPAAGAEALDRALDGRLAAALGALGATGKTGEITRVPTLGAVPAPVIVAAGLGENPTAEDLRRAAGAALRSLAGTARAAVALPAPDVERVEAAALGALLGAYSFDSFRTGEHKSPVGEITLLAEGDGAAAAVERARVLAESVKLVRDLVNTPPSHLAPEDLAGEAERVARETGLSIEVLDEKALVDGGYGGLVGVGQGSANPPRLIRLSYTHPEAAKTLALVGKGITFDSGGLSLKPSEAMDWMKSDMGGAGAVLGALAAIGRLAPKVNVVGYLAAAENMPSGTAQRPSDVIRIYGGKTVEVLNTDAEGRLVLADALVRAAEDDPDLIVDVATLTGAQLVALGARTTGVMANDDAVREKVVDAAGRAGEPSWGMPLPAELRKGLDSAVADLANISGDRWGGMLVAGVFLQEFVQDGLKWAHLDIAGPSFHKGEPYGYTPKGGTGAATRTLVQIAEDLAAGTL